The Mycolicibacterium hassiacum DSM 44199 genome includes a window with the following:
- a CDS encoding cytochrome P450: MGTPTIDQTLEAAKVFADPTAYADEQRLHRALSYLRANQPVVYVDYEPYRPFYAITKHADVMDIERDNELWLSEPRPLLGTAEADDLAKAQLEAGMGLRTLIHMDDPHHRDVRKIGADWFRPKAMRDLKVRVDELARRYVDKMVEIGPQCDFVTDIAVHYPLYVILSLLGLPESDFPRMLKLTQELFGGDEEEYKRGTTPEEQLQVLMDFFNYFTELTISRRKNPTEDLASAIANGRINGELLSDTDCLSYYVIVATAGHDTTSHAIAGGMRALIEHQDQLERLKAHPELMGTAVEEMIRWSTPVKEFMRTAAADTEVRGVPIKAGESVYLSYVSANFDEEVFDDPFRFDVGRDPNKHLAFGYGVHFCLGAALARMEINSFFTELLPRLDSIELAGTPELASTVFVGGLKHLPIRYSVR; this comes from the coding sequence ATGGGCACGCCGACGATCGATCAGACCCTCGAAGCCGCCAAGGTCTTTGCTGATCCGACGGCGTATGCCGACGAGCAGCGCCTGCATCGGGCACTGTCGTATCTGCGGGCCAATCAGCCGGTGGTCTACGTCGACTACGAGCCCTACCGGCCGTTCTACGCGATCACCAAGCACGCCGATGTGATGGACATCGAGCGGGACAACGAGCTGTGGCTGTCGGAGCCGCGCCCGCTGCTGGGCACCGCCGAGGCCGACGATCTGGCCAAGGCCCAGCTGGAGGCCGGGATGGGTCTGCGCACGCTGATCCACATGGACGATCCGCACCACCGCGACGTCCGCAAGATCGGCGCCGACTGGTTCCGCCCCAAGGCCATGCGTGACCTCAAGGTCCGCGTCGACGAGCTGGCCCGCCGCTACGTCGACAAGATGGTCGAGATCGGGCCGCAGTGCGACTTCGTCACCGACATCGCGGTGCACTACCCGCTGTACGTGATCCTGTCGCTGCTCGGCCTGCCGGAGTCGGACTTTCCGCGCATGCTCAAGCTCACCCAGGAACTGTTCGGCGGCGACGAGGAGGAGTACAAGCGCGGCACCACGCCCGAGGAGCAGCTGCAGGTGCTGATGGACTTCTTCAACTACTTCACCGAGCTGACCATCTCGCGCCGCAAGAACCCGACCGAGGATCTGGCGTCGGCGATCGCCAACGGCCGCATCAACGGCGAACTGCTCTCCGACACCGACTGCCTGTCCTACTACGTCATCGTCGCCACCGCCGGCCACGACACCACCAGCCACGCGATCGCCGGCGGCATGCGGGCGCTGATTGAACACCAGGATCAGCTCGAGCGGCTCAAGGCCCACCCGGAGCTGATGGGCACCGCGGTCGAGGAGATGATCCGCTGGTCCACCCCGGTCAAGGAGTTCATGCGTACCGCCGCGGCCGACACCGAGGTGCGCGGCGTGCCGATCAAGGCCGGCGAATCGGTGTACCTGTCATACGTGTCGGCGAACTTCGACGAAGAGGTGTTCGACGACCCGTTCCGCTTCGATGTCGGCCGCGACCCGAACAAGCATCTGGCGTTCGGCTACGGCGTGCACTTCTGCCTGGGCGCGGCACTGGCCCGGATGGAGATCAACAGCTTCTTCACCGAACTGCTGCCCCGGCTGGATTCGATCGAGTTGGCCGGCACCCCGGAACTCGCCTCGACGGTGTTCGTCGGCGGGCTCAAGCACCTGCCGATCCGCTACTCGGTGCGCTGA
- the rpsJ gene encoding 30S ribosomal protein S10, whose translation MAGQKIRIRLKAYDHEAIDASARKIVETVIRTGASVVGPVPLPTEKNVYCVIRSPHKYKDSREHFEMRTHKRLIDIIDPTPKTVDALMRIDLPASVDVNIQ comes from the coding sequence GTGGCGGGACAGAAGATCCGCATCAGGCTCAAGGCCTACGACCATGAGGCGATCGACGCCTCGGCGCGCAAGATCGTCGAGACGGTCATTCGGACGGGCGCCAGCGTCGTCGGTCCGGTGCCGCTGCCGACCGAGAAGAACGTGTACTGCGTCATCCGCTCCCCGCACAAGTACAAGGACTCGCGGGAGCACTTCGAGATGCGTACGCACAAGCGCCTGATCGACATCATCGACCCGACACCCAAGACCGTTGACGCCCTCATGCGCATCGATCTTCCGGCCAGTGTCGACGTGAACATCCAGTAG
- the rplC gene encoding 50S ribosomal protein L3 encodes MARKGILGTKLGMTQVFDENNRVVPVTVVKAGPNVVTRIRTPERDGYSAVQLAYGEINPRKVNKPLAGQFAAAGVNPRRHIAEIRLDDEAAAAEYEVGQEVTADIFTPGSYVDVTGTSKGKGFAGTMKRHGFRGQGASHGAQAVHRRPGSIGGCATPGRVFKGTRMAGRMGNQRVTVQNLLVHKVDAEKGVLLIKGAVPGRNGGLVMVRSAVKRGEK; translated from the coding sequence ATGGCACGAAAAGGCATTCTGGGCACCAAGCTGGGCATGACGCAGGTGTTCGACGAGAACAACCGGGTTGTGCCGGTGACGGTCGTCAAGGCCGGGCCCAATGTCGTCACGCGCATCCGCACCCCGGAGCGCGACGGGTACTCGGCCGTGCAGCTGGCCTACGGTGAGATCAACCCGCGCAAGGTGAACAAGCCGCTGGCCGGCCAGTTCGCCGCCGCAGGCGTCAACCCGCGCCGCCACATCGCCGAGATCCGGTTGGACGACGAGGCCGCCGCCGCCGAGTACGAGGTCGGCCAGGAAGTGACCGCCGACATCTTCACCCCCGGCAGCTACGTCGACGTGACCGGCACCAGCAAGGGCAAGGGCTTCGCGGGCACCATGAAGCGGCACGGCTTCCGCGGTCAGGGCGCCAGCCACGGTGCCCAGGCGGTGCACCGGCGCCCCGGTTCCATCGGCGGTTGCGCCACCCCCGGCCGGGTGTTCAAGGGCACCCGGATGGCCGGCCGGATGGGCAATCAGCGGGTGACCGTGCAGAACCTGTTGGTACACAAGGTCGATGCCGAGAAGGGCGTGCTGCTGATCAAGGGTGCCGTTCCCGGGCGCAACGGTGGCCTGGTGATGGTCCGCAGCGCAGTTAAGCGAGGCGAGAAATGA
- a CDS encoding TetR/AcrR family transcriptional regulator translates to MAAITGDPRPARSRARLLEAATTLLRTGGPSAVTIDAVTKTANVARATLYRHFSSANDLLAAAFTNLLQPAPMPPVEGSLRDRLLAVVVGWAETIAEAPTLLTAMTWLASGPDAGATADVRRGDSDAVGTLRQRIIQFYSVPFDAILDSPSARAELREVDRIEAIALLIGPIILGKLSTLADFDYRRCAEAAVDGFLAVYGSRSANPSTAPAADQRTE, encoded by the coding sequence ATGGCGGCCATCACCGGAGACCCCAGACCGGCGCGGTCGCGCGCCCGGTTGCTGGAGGCGGCCACCACGCTGCTGCGCACCGGGGGACCCAGCGCGGTAACCATCGACGCGGTCACCAAGACCGCCAACGTCGCCCGGGCCACCCTGTACCGGCACTTCTCCAGCGCCAACGATCTGCTGGCGGCCGCGTTCACGAATTTGCTGCAGCCGGCCCCGATGCCGCCCGTCGAGGGCAGTCTGCGGGACCGCCTGCTGGCCGTGGTGGTCGGCTGGGCCGAGACCATCGCCGAGGCGCCCACCCTGTTGACGGCGATGACCTGGCTGGCGTCCGGGCCGGACGCCGGTGCCACCGCGGACGTGCGGCGCGGCGACTCGGACGCGGTCGGCACGCTGCGTCAGCGGATCATCCAGTTCTACTCGGTGCCGTTCGACGCGATCCTCGACAGCCCGTCCGCGCGCGCCGAACTCCGCGAGGTGGACCGCATCGAGGCCATCGCGCTGCTCATCGGCCCGATCATCCTCGGCAAGCTGTCCACCCTCGCCGATTTCGACTACCGGCGGTGCGCCGAGGCCGCCGTCGACGGGTTCCTGGCCGTCTACGGCAGCCGGTCGGCGAACCCCTCAACCGCTCCCGCGGCGGATCAGCGCACCGAGTAG
- the mftF gene encoding mycofactocin biosynthesis glycosyltransferase MftF (Members of this protein family, MftF, are glycosyltransferases, members of PF00535 (glycosyl transferase family 2). The encoding gene is found as part of the mycofactocin cassette, in Mycobacterium tuberculosis, many other Actinobacteria, and occasional members of other lineages. Mycofactocin itself, a putative redox carrier, is a heavily modified derivative of the C-terminal Val-Tyr dipeptide of the mycofactocin precursor MftA (TIGR03969).), with translation MTGPRLPDGFAVQVDRRVKVLAAGSALLGGTPTRLLRLAPAAQTMLDGGRLEVHDAASAQLARTLLDATVAHPRPASGPSYRDVTVVIPVRDNTSGVQRLVSALRGLRVIVVDDGSAVPVREEDFAGTHCDVRVLRHDRSKGPGAARNTGLAACETDFVAFLDSDVVPRRGWLEALLGHFCDPAVALVAPRIVGLEEPQNLIARYEAVRSSLDLGHRDAPVVPYGTVSYVPSAAIICRRSALVELGGFDETLRSGEDVDLCWRLIEAGARLRYEPVAQVAHEHRTRFRDWFSRKAFYGEAAAPLAVRHPGKTAPLVISGWTLTVWILLAMGSAAGYLASAIVAVITGRRIARSLAVVQTEPKDVAMVTVQGLWGAARQLASAICRHYWPLALIAALVSRRCRRVVVVAAVLDGVADWIVRNRTVNEEAKPVGVVTYLLLKRLDDIAYGTGLWSGVLRERHLGALKPQIRT, from the coding sequence CGGCGGGCGCCTGGAGGTCCACGACGCGGCCAGCGCCCAGCTGGCACGCACCCTGCTGGACGCCACCGTCGCCCACCCGCGTCCGGCCAGCGGTCCGTCCTACCGCGACGTCACCGTGGTAATCCCGGTGCGCGACAACACCTCCGGCGTGCAGCGACTGGTCTCGGCGCTGCGCGGGCTGCGGGTGATCGTGGTCGACGACGGATCGGCGGTGCCGGTGCGCGAGGAGGACTTCGCCGGTACCCACTGTGATGTGCGGGTGCTGCGGCACGACCGCAGCAAGGGTCCCGGTGCCGCCCGCAACACCGGCCTGGCGGCCTGCGAGACCGACTTCGTCGCATTCCTGGACTCCGACGTGGTGCCGCGGCGCGGATGGCTGGAGGCGCTGCTCGGACACTTCTGCGATCCCGCCGTCGCACTGGTCGCCCCGCGCATCGTCGGGCTGGAGGAGCCGCAGAACCTGATCGCCCGTTACGAGGCGGTGCGCTCGTCGCTGGACCTCGGCCACCGGGATGCGCCGGTGGTGCCGTACGGGACGGTGTCGTATGTGCCCAGCGCGGCGATCATCTGCCGCCGTTCCGCGCTGGTGGAACTGGGCGGGTTCGACGAGACGCTGCGCTCCGGCGAGGACGTCGATCTGTGCTGGCGGCTGATCGAGGCAGGCGCCCGGTTGCGCTACGAACCCGTCGCGCAGGTCGCCCACGAGCACCGCACCCGGTTCCGGGATTGGTTCTCCCGCAAGGCTTTCTACGGCGAGGCCGCGGCACCGCTGGCGGTGCGCCATCCCGGTAAGACCGCGCCGCTGGTGATCTCCGGCTGGACGCTGACGGTGTGGATCCTGCTGGCGATGGGCTCGGCCGCCGGTTATCTGGCGTCGGCGATCGTGGCCGTGATCACCGGTCGGCGCATCGCCCGGTCGCTGGCGGTGGTGCAGACCGAACCCAAGGACGTCGCGATGGTGACCGTCCAGGGGCTGTGGGGCGCGGCCCGGCAGCTCGCCTCGGCGATCTGCCGGCACTACTGGCCGCTCGCGCTGATCGCCGCCCTGGTCTCGCGCCGCTGCCGGCGGGTCGTGGTGGTGGCGGCTGTCCTGGACGGCGTCGCGGACTGGATCGTCCGCAACCGCACCGTCAACGAGGAGGCCAAACCCGTCGGCGTGGTGACCTATCTGCTGCTCAAACGTCTCGACGACATCGCCTACGGCACCGGGCTGTGGTCGGGCGTGCTGCGCGAACGCCACCTCGGCGCGCTCAAACCGCAGATCCGGACCTGA
- a CDS encoding carboxylesterase/lipase family protein — MRCGSTRLSRRAVAIVTLAAVLLAGCARARTAALDGRPVLPPDPAVVHTVSGPVRGAVAADHRYFAGIPYAAAPVGPLRWRPPQPAPTWTGLRDATRPGPRCIQDTSTDVDPSPTSEDCLTLNVWTPPPSEQPRPVLVWIHGGGFVNGSGDIYNARRMVGRGDIIVVTVNYRLGSLGFLAHPALGPADEIGNYGLADQQAALRWVHDNIAAFGGDPHRVTIAGESAGGMSVCDHLVAPGSAGLFSAAIIMSGPCQAQYDLPSAERASREYAAEVGCGDEVGVDECLRALPAERLGRSLLYARMGTELLSGPVTGTAALPVDPMTGAAQGRAARVPVLIGTTADEFNLFTGLQFLRGRSLDAAAYPGLLDEAFGPDAVAVAQHYPPERFGGSVALAFSAAATDGIFACPADLLADALAERAPVYAYVFDDPRAPAPEPLRAAPLPMRAAHSLELRYLFDVGGAPPLDPAQQRLADRMIDYWAAFVATGSPGPDWPAITGGDADGGPRMSLQPDGSRVVTTFEQTHRCEFWAGLRR; from the coding sequence ATGCGGTGCGGGAGCACCCGCCTGAGCCGGCGAGCGGTGGCGATCGTCACGCTCGCCGCGGTGCTGCTCGCCGGCTGCGCCCGGGCCCGGACCGCCGCGCTCGACGGCCGGCCGGTGCTGCCGCCGGACCCGGCGGTGGTGCACACCGTCTCCGGACCGGTGCGCGGAGCGGTGGCCGCCGACCACCGTTACTTCGCCGGAATCCCCTACGCCGCCGCGCCGGTCGGCCCGCTGCGGTGGCGCCCGCCGCAACCGGCGCCGACCTGGACCGGGCTGCGCGACGCGACCAGACCCGGCCCGCGTTGCATCCAGGACACCAGCACCGACGTCGATCCCAGCCCCACCAGCGAGGACTGCCTGACGCTGAACGTGTGGACCCCGCCGCCGTCGGAGCAGCCGCGGCCGGTGCTGGTGTGGATCCACGGCGGCGGCTTCGTCAACGGCAGCGGCGACATCTACAACGCCCGCCGGATGGTCGGCCGCGGCGACATCATCGTCGTCACCGTCAACTACCGGCTCGGCTCGCTCGGCTTCCTCGCCCACCCCGCCCTCGGGCCGGCCGACGAGATCGGCAATTACGGGCTGGCCGACCAGCAGGCCGCGCTGCGGTGGGTGCACGACAACATCGCCGCGTTCGGCGGCGACCCGCACCGGGTGACGATCGCGGGGGAGTCGGCCGGCGGCATGTCGGTCTGCGACCACCTGGTCGCGCCGGGCTCGGCGGGACTGTTCTCCGCCGCGATCATCATGAGCGGGCCGTGCCAGGCGCAGTACGACCTGCCGTCGGCCGAGCGGGCCAGCCGCGAGTACGCGGCCGAGGTCGGCTGCGGTGACGAGGTCGGGGTCGACGAGTGTCTGCGCGCGCTGCCGGCCGAGCGGCTGGGGCGGTCGCTGCTGTACGCGCGGATGGGCACCGAACTGCTCAGCGGCCCGGTCACCGGCACCGCCGCACTGCCGGTGGACCCGATGACCGGCGCCGCGCAGGGCAGGGCCGCCCGGGTTCCGGTGCTCATCGGCACCACGGCCGACGAGTTCAACCTGTTCACCGGGCTGCAGTTCCTCCGTGGCCGCTCCCTCGACGCCGCCGCCTATCCGGGGCTGCTCGACGAGGCGTTCGGCCCGGATGCCGTCGCGGTGGCGCAGCACTACCCGCCGGAGCGCTTCGGCGGCAGCGTTGCGCTGGCGTTCTCGGCGGCCGCCACCGACGGCATCTTCGCCTGCCCGGCCGACCTGCTCGCCGACGCGCTCGCCGAGCGCGCACCCGTGTACGCGTATGTGTTCGACGACCCGCGGGCGCCCGCCCCCGAACCGCTGCGGGCCGCGCCGCTGCCGATGCGGGCGGCCCACTCGCTGGAGTTGCGCTATCTGTTCGACGTCGGCGGGGCGCCGCCGCTGGACCCGGCGCAGCAGCGGCTGGCCGACCGGATGATCGACTACTGGGCCGCGTTCGTCGCCACCGGCTCGCCCGGCCCGGACTGGCCTGCGATAACCGGCGGCGACGCCGACGGCGGGCCCCGGATGTCGCTGCAGCCCGACGGCAGCCGGGTCGTCACCACGTTCGAACAGACCCACCGGTGCGAGTTCTGGGCGGGTCTGCGACGCTGA
- the mftG gene encoding mycofactocin dehydrogenase MftG: MPLHSDVLIVGAGSAGSVLAERLSADDRCRVTVVEAGPGPSDPRVAGQIADALRLPIGTASSVVRRYPTTLTDNPERHAQIMRGCVVGGSGAVNGGYFCRGLPSDFDSWGLTEWTWEQVLPHFRAIETDLDFSGPLHGSAGPIRVRRVSEFDGCTAQFVEAATAAGYRWLADLNGFTPSEPLPAGVGRVPLNIDGGTRLGPGGAFLQPALARPNLTLLTETRVRRVRIVDGRATAVQCIGPDGEQLLTADRIVLSAGAIGSAQLLMLSGVGPHRLLRAFDIEVVADLPVGMSTIDHPEWTLPVRWAETFNQPPLEVVLATPDGLELRPYTRGFGAMISGRRDDPADHPHIGVALMRPRSRGRVWLRSADPDVPPAIAHRYDSEPGDVEALREGVELARELAGAAAEGATASWSTSHHLCHTAPMGAGADAVVDPRCRVHGVDGLWVVDGSVLPAIPSRGPHATIVMTAHRAAEFIAG; the protein is encoded by the coding sequence ATGCCGTTGCACAGCGACGTGCTGATCGTCGGGGCGGGTAGCGCCGGATCGGTTCTCGCGGAACGTCTTTCGGCCGATGACCGGTGCCGGGTCACGGTGGTGGAGGCGGGGCCGGGGCCGTCCGACCCCAGGGTGGCCGGCCAGATCGCCGACGCGCTGCGGCTGCCGATCGGCACCGCCAGCTCGGTGGTGCGCCGCTACCCGACCACGCTCACCGACAACCCGGAACGGCATGCACAGATCATGCGCGGCTGCGTCGTCGGCGGGTCGGGCGCGGTCAACGGCGGCTACTTCTGCCGCGGACTGCCGAGCGACTTCGACAGCTGGGGGCTGACGGAGTGGACCTGGGAGCAGGTGCTGCCGCACTTCCGCGCGATCGAGACCGACCTGGATTTCAGCGGACCGCTGCACGGCTCCGCCGGTCCCATTCGGGTGCGGCGGGTAAGTGAGTTCGACGGCTGCACAGCGCAATTCGTCGAGGCGGCGACAGCCGCCGGGTATCGGTGGCTGGCCGACCTGAACGGCTTTACGCCGAGCGAACCGCTGCCTGCCGGCGTCGGCCGGGTGCCGCTGAACATCGACGGCGGCACCCGCCTCGGGCCGGGCGGGGCCTTCCTGCAACCCGCGCTCGCCCGCCCCAACCTCACCCTGCTCACCGAGACGCGGGTGCGGCGGGTGCGGATCGTCGACGGCAGGGCCACCGCGGTTCAGTGCATCGGCCCGGACGGCGAGCAGTTGCTGACCGCCGATCGAATCGTGTTGTCGGCCGGTGCGATCGGATCGGCCCAGCTGCTGATGCTGTCCGGGGTGGGGCCGCACCGGCTGCTGCGGGCGTTCGACATCGAGGTGGTCGCCGACCTGCCGGTCGGGATGTCGACAATCGACCATCCCGAGTGGACGCTGCCGGTGCGCTGGGCCGAGACCTTCAACCAGCCGCCGCTGGAGGTGGTGCTGGCCACCCCCGACGGGCTCGAATTGCGGCCCTACACCAGGGGATTCGGCGCGATGATCAGCGGGCGGCGCGACGACCCGGCCGACCATCCGCACATCGGGGTGGCGCTGATGCGGCCACGGTCGCGCGGCCGGGTGTGGCTGCGGTCGGCCGATCCGGACGTGCCGCCGGCCATCGCGCACCGCTACGACAGCGAACCCGGGGACGTCGAGGCGCTGCGCGAGGGGGTCGAGCTCGCCCGGGAATTGGCCGGCGCGGCCGCCGAGGGCGCGACGGCGTCCTGGTCCACCTCGCACCACCTGTGCCACACCGCCCCGATGGGCGCCGGCGCCGACGCGGTGGTGGATCCGCGGTGCCGGGTGCACGGGGTGGACGGACTATGGGTTGTCGACGGTTCGGTCCTGCCCGCCATCCCCAGCCGCGGCCCGCACGCCACCATCGTCATGACCGCTCACCGGGCCGCCGAGTTCATCGCGGGCTGA
- a CDS encoding MFS transporter, whose translation MVDTLPQPGQDIGVRVADLSKRARAWLLAVACMGVTLVISSMVALNAALPDIAVETKATQSQLTWVVDGYTLVLACLLLPAGALGDRYGRRGAMLFGLALFTAASAAPLVVTEPLVLIVSRMVAGVGAAFVMPATLSLITAAYPKDERNKAIGIWAGVAGSGAALGFLVAGALLHFWSWPSIFWAFTFCAGALFVLTCTVASSREHDAAPVDWPGAVLIGGAVAVFVYGVLEAPTRGWAHPVVYGCMAAGVVMAIAFGAVELRRRHPLLDVRLFARPDFTTGAVGVTTFFLANFGFFFVAMQYMQLLLGYSPLQTAFALTPLMVPVLLISVATPWYLPRIGLRASVATGLALIAAGLFYARTLDIGSPYVDLAVPLLIMATGIGLCTAPTTSAIMGAVPDEKQGVASAVNDTTREVGAALGIALAGSVLASEYANRLRPQLDTLPEPVRQAASNSLAEALEVAQRLGPQGLRVAESAQLAFMESMRVSLVVLAAVCAAAALFIALWAPGRNGRQFGFLERRIGPGPDLDPAAPAAEAAETGPETGSARDELGGPVSGHDDGGVRAAAGDGGQDRTVDNP comes from the coding sequence ATGGTCGACACCCTCCCTCAGCCTGGCCAGGATATCGGCGTTCGCGTCGCCGACCTGTCCAAACGCGCCCGTGCCTGGCTGTTGGCCGTGGCGTGTATGGGGGTCACCCTGGTCATCAGCTCGATGGTGGCGCTCAACGCCGCCCTGCCCGATATCGCGGTCGAGACCAAGGCCACCCAGTCCCAGCTGACCTGGGTGGTCGACGGGTACACCCTGGTGCTCGCCTGCCTGCTGCTGCCCGCGGGCGCCCTCGGGGACCGCTACGGCCGCCGGGGCGCGATGCTGTTCGGGCTGGCGCTGTTCACCGCCGCCTCGGCCGCCCCGCTGGTGGTCACCGAGCCGCTGGTGCTGATCGTGTCGCGCATGGTGGCCGGCGTCGGGGCCGCGTTCGTCATGCCGGCCACGCTGTCGCTGATCACCGCCGCCTATCCGAAGGACGAACGCAACAAGGCGATCGGCATCTGGGCCGGGGTGGCCGGTTCGGGTGCGGCGCTCGGATTCCTGGTCGCCGGGGCACTGCTGCACTTCTGGTCGTGGCCGTCGATCTTCTGGGCGTTCACCTTCTGCGCCGGCGCGCTGTTCGTGCTGACCTGCACGGTGGCCTCGTCGCGGGAGCACGACGCCGCCCCGGTGGACTGGCCGGGCGCGGTGCTGATCGGCGGCGCGGTGGCGGTGTTCGTCTACGGCGTGCTCGAGGCGCCGACGCGGGGCTGGGCCCATCCGGTGGTCTACGGCTGCATGGCGGCCGGGGTGGTCATGGCGATCGCGTTCGGCGCGGTCGAGCTGCGCCGCCGTCATCCGCTGCTGGATGTGCGGTTGTTCGCGCGCCCCGACTTCACCACCGGCGCGGTCGGGGTGACGACCTTCTTTCTGGCCAACTTCGGGTTCTTCTTCGTCGCGATGCAGTACATGCAGCTGCTGCTGGGCTACAGCCCGCTGCAGACCGCGTTCGCGTTGACGCCGTTGATGGTGCCGGTTCTGCTGATCAGCGTCGCCACCCCGTGGTATCTGCCCCGGATCGGGTTGCGCGCCTCGGTGGCCACCGGGCTGGCCCTGATCGCGGCCGGCCTGTTTTACGCCCGCACCCTCGATATCGGGTCCCCGTACGTGGATCTGGCGGTGCCCCTGTTGATCATGGCCACCGGCATCGGGTTGTGCACGGCGCCGACGACGTCGGCGATCATGGGGGCGGTTCCCGACGAGAAGCAGGGTGTCGCCTCGGCGGTCAATGACACCACCCGCGAGGTCGGCGCCGCGCTGGGCATCGCGCTGGCCGGGTCGGTGCTGGCCTCCGAGTACGCGAATCGGCTGCGCCCCCAACTGGATACGCTGCCCGAACCGGTCCGGCAGGCGGCGTCGAACTCGCTGGCCGAAGCCCTGGAGGTGGCGCAACGGCTCGGCCCGCAGGGGCTGCGGGTGGCCGAGTCGGCGCAGCTGGCGTTCATGGAGTCGATGCGGGTGTCGCTGGTCGTGCTGGCCGCGGTGTGCGCGGCGGCCGCGTTGTTCATCGCGCTGTGGGCACCCGGCCGCAACGGCCGCCAGTTCGGTTTCCTCGAGCGCCGGATCGGGCCGGGCCCCGATCTCGACCCCGCCGCGCCCGCTGCGGAGGCCGCCGAGACCGGACCCGAAACCGGTTCAGCCCGCGATGAACTCGGCGGCCCGGTGAGCGGTCATGACGATGGTGGCGTGCGGGCCGCGGCTGGGGATGGCGGGCAGGACCGAACCGTCGACAACCCATAG
- a CDS encoding cytochrome P450, protein MTTPIIDDAAKVLTDPKAYADEDRLHAALTHLRKNAPVSYVDVEGYYPFWAITKHADIMDIERDNELWINAPRPMLLTKDKDDLAKANLAAGGGLRTLIHMDDPQHRDVRKIGADWFRPKAMRALQERVRELARRYVDHMAAIGPECDFAQEVAVNYPLYVILSLLGLPESDFPRMLKLTQELFGNEDEEFSRGQSAEELNAVILDFFNYFTQLTAERRKNPTEDLASAIANAKINGEYLNDVDCLSYYVIVASAGHDTTSAAIAGGMLALVEHQDQLAKLKENPQLMGLATEEIIRWVTPVKEFMRTATRDTEVRGIPIKAGESVLLSYVSANRDEDVFTDPFKFDVARDPNKHLSFGYGVHFCLGAALARMEINTFFSELLPRLKSVELAGEPQFIASTFVGGLKHVPIRYEIV, encoded by the coding sequence ATGACTACGCCGATCATCGATGACGCTGCGAAGGTCCTCACCGACCCCAAGGCCTACGCCGACGAGGATCGCCTGCACGCCGCCCTGACCCACCTGCGCAAGAACGCGCCGGTCTCCTACGTCGACGTCGAGGGCTATTACCCGTTCTGGGCGATCACCAAGCACGCCGACATCATGGATATCGAGCGGGACAACGAGCTGTGGATCAACGCCCCGCGCCCGATGCTGCTGACCAAGGACAAGGACGACCTGGCCAAGGCCAACCTCGCCGCCGGCGGCGGGCTGCGCACGCTGATCCACATGGACGATCCGCAGCACCGCGACGTCCGCAAGATCGGCGCCGACTGGTTCCGGCCGAAGGCGATGCGGGCGCTGCAGGAGCGGGTGCGCGAACTGGCCCGCCGCTACGTCGACCACATGGCCGCGATCGGCCCGGAGTGCGACTTCGCCCAGGAGGTCGCGGTCAACTACCCGCTGTACGTGATCCTGTCGCTGCTCGGCCTGCCGGAGTCGGACTTCCCCCGGATGCTCAAGCTCACCCAGGAGCTGTTCGGCAACGAGGACGAGGAGTTCTCGCGCGGCCAGTCCGCCGAGGAGCTCAACGCGGTCATCCTGGACTTCTTCAACTACTTCACCCAGCTGACCGCCGAGCGGCGCAAGAACCCCACCGAGGACCTCGCGTCGGCGATCGCCAACGCCAAGATCAACGGCGAGTACCTCAATGACGTGGACTGCCTGTCCTACTACGTCATCGTCGCCAGCGCCGGTCACGACACCACCAGCGCGGCGATCGCCGGCGGCATGCTGGCGCTGGTCGAGCACCAGGACCAGCTGGCCAAACTCAAGGAGAACCCGCAGCTGATGGGGCTGGCGACCGAGGAGATCATCCGCTGGGTCACGCCGGTCAAGGAGTTCATGCGCACCGCCACCCGCGACACCGAGGTGCGCGGGATCCCGATCAAGGCGGGCGAGTCGGTGCTGCTGTCCTACGTCTCGGCCAACCGCGACGAGGACGTCTTCACCGACCCGTTCAAGTTCGACGTGGCCCGGGACCCGAACAAGCACCTGTCGTTCGGCTACGGCGTGCACTTCTGCCTGGGCGCGGCGCTGGCCCGGATGGAGATCAACACATTCTTCTCCGAGCTGCTGCCCCGGCTGAAGTCGGTCGAGCTGGCCGGTGAGCCGCAGTTCATCGCCTCGACGTTCGTCGGCGGGCTCAAGCACGTGCCGATCCGCTACGAGATCGTCTGA